The Hydrogenobacter sp. T-2 region CAGAGGAATGGAACTGCGAGCATAAACGGGCTTGTCTTTGCAACTGATGCGAACAATAACCTTAACATAGGAGATGGTAATGGTAATTTCTCCTTAAATGGCGCGATAGTTAGCAACTCTAATAGTAATAACAATGTGAACATCAGCGGTAATTTTGAAATAAACTTTAATAGAAGTGTTTTGGAGAACCTACGGAATAAATTCGGCTTTTTGAAACCTCCACCCTGTAGCACAAGTGCGTCAGTAAGGATGCCATTTATACAAACAAAGATGACCGTATACTAAGAGGGTTCAATGGCAGAAGCCATAACTAGCACTCATAGAATTACCCCATAGCCTAACCTCAAAAAGAATTATCAGCTGAGCATATATCCTCTCCCAATCCCTCAAAGGCTTTACCCTCCTCTAAGTCCATACCTACTCCATAACACACCTTCAACAACGCCTCATCCGTCAGAAATATCCTCTTGCCATATATCACCTTCCTTATCTTGCTGTTTATACTCTCCACAAAGTTCACCGTCGCCAACATCCTCCTTGTCTCATAGGGATATTTGTAAAATGTCAATATTTCTTCAAGCTCTCTTTCCCAGTCCTTAGAGACAAGGTGTAATAAGTTGGAAAAGAATAAAGCACTCTTTAAAGATAGAAATAAACGAGAGGTAGTTCTCTTCCTGTGAAAGATTAGAGAAATGGAAAGAGTGGAGTATTATGACTATTCCAAAGCACTATGTCCCTTTTCAGTTAGAGCATATTCCTGCCCCTCTACTTGAAGAAAACCCGCCTGAGTGAGTTCTCTGAGGGAGCTTCTTACTTGGAAAAGGGGGCGGCCGGTGAGCTCGACCGCCTCTTCTGGTCTTATCTTGCCCCTTTCCTTAACAAGCCTGAGAAAAGAAAGTGCCCTTTCTGATAGCTTTCCGTCTGGACTTACGCATCCCATACTCATGGCTTACCCCAACTTCTTCTTGCAGAAATACCAATCCGCGCACTCATAACCATCCTTCAGTCTCTTTATCGCATCTTCGTACGTGGTAGGTGGAGGCACTATCACCTTGGTGTTTTCTTCAGTGAACTCCCAAGTTTGAGGCGCGGGAACCCAGTCTGCTGGTGTTGCCACTCCATGCTTGTCTGCAGTTTGGAGAGCATCTATTAGCCTGAGTATCTCCCTCATGTTCCTACCTGCGGATAGTGGGTAATAGATTATGGCTCTTATCTTTCCGTTAGGGTCTACCACAAACACAGCTCTCACAGTGGCAGTTGAGCTCTCTCCGGGATGAAGCATGCCGTAGAGCCTTGCCACTTTGCCGTCTGCGTCTGCCACTATGGGGAAGGGTATGTCCACACCCATCTTTTCCTTAATATTCATTACCCAAGCGATGTGAGAGAAGTTGCTATCAATGCTTAGTCCGAGGAGCTGGACATTTCTCTTCTGGAACTCTTGGTGGAGTCTGGCAAAGCCCATAAATTCTGTGGTGCAAACTGGCGTAAAGTCTGCTGGGTGTGAGAAGAAGACCACCCACTGACCCTGAAAGTCTTCAGGGAACTTGATAGGACCCATAGTGGTTTGGGCTTCAAAGGCTGGAGCCTGGTCTCCTATCCTTGGCATGCTGACTACTTGTTCCATGTCTCTACCTCCTTATAAGAATTTTGATATATAGTATTATAAGCATATGCGAATAATTTGCAATATGATAGAAATCACATCACACTAAACGATTCAGAAGAGAAAGCAAGCTCTCCACCTTCTGCTTTTCTTCTTGGAGCTCTTCAAGGGCTTCTTTGGCTTTGTTAATCTCTTCTTCTGGAGCTCTACTTAAGAAGTTTTCGTTGCTTAGCTTTTGCTGGAAGCTCTGCAAAGACTTCTCTATTTCCGAAAGCCTTTTTGAGTAGGAGTTTATCAGCTCTTGAACCTTTACACCCTCTTCTACAGGTAGATAAAACTCAAAATCTCTTGAAAAGCCTGCTACACAGTTGGGTGGTTCTGTTTGCACCTCCTCAAGGCTCTCCAACCTTGCAAGGCTCAAAATGTGAAGCATAAACTCCTGCACAAGCTCCTTGCTTTCTCCTGCCTTGTAGTAAAGCCTTATCTTCCTTGAGGGCTCAATTCTTAGGTCGCTTCTGAGGGAGCGTATGGCGGAGATAATTTCCTTTAGCCTTTCCACCTTGCTTTCCGCCTCTTCGTAAATCTCTGAGGGATTATGTTGAGGATATTCTGTAAGAGATATGCTTTCTCTGTGGGCTGTGGGAAGCTCAAGCCATAGCTCCTCTGTTATGAAGGGCATAAAGGGATGCAAAAGCCTAAGGGTTTTTTCAAAGACATTAAGTAAGGTTGCCTGAACGGTTATTTTTTCTTTGTTTATGGCTTCTTCTTGTGCCTTTCTCTCTTCTTCTGACACATTCTCCTCTGGTTTGGCGTATAGCCTGAGCTTTGAGAACTCTATATACCAATCACAAAACTCACTCCATATAAACTCATATAGCTCCCTTGAGGCTTCTGAGAATTCGTATTCTGAAAGGGCTTTGTTTACCATTTCTACGGTTCTGTTTAGCTTTGTGATTATCCATAAGTCTTCACTTCTTGGTGGCGCACAGTAAGGTAGCTTTGTAAGTAGGTCTGGTTCAAGGTTCATAAGTATAAACCTGCCTGCGTTCCACAGCTTGTTGGCAAAGTGCTTATAACCTTCAAAACGCTTTTCAGAGAGCCTTATATCCCTTCCCTGCTGTGTAAGAATAGCCAAGGTAAAACGCAGTGCGTCCGCTCCATACTTCTCCACAATATCAAGAGGGTCTATCACATTACCCTTGGTCTTGGACATTTTCTGTCCCTTTTCGTCTCTTATAAGAGCATGTATGTATACATCCTTAAAAGGAATATCCTCCATAAAGTAAGTCCCCATCATAACCATACGGGCAACCCAGAAAAAGATAATGTCAAAGCCTGTTACTAATGGGTCTGTGGGGTATAGGGCTTTGAGGTCCTTTGTATCTTCTGGCCAGCCAAAAACTCCAAAGGGCCAAAGGGCAGAGGAAAACCATGTATCAAGCACGTCTGTTTCTTGCCTTAGATTTTCAGAACCGCACTTTTTACAACGCAAAACAAACCTATAGGTCTTTTTCTTACTTTCATACCTGTATCTGCTCTTCTTTTCTGTGAGAATAGCCATGGGGTTTAGGTCTTGAGTGAAAAAAAGCCTAAGAGAATTAGCGTCCACTTCTGTAGAGTGATACTTATGAAAGGCAAACTTCTTGTAAAAGTCCAACACAGTTAGCTCTGGATGGACAAAGGAGGGAGAATGAAGTATATTGGCTACCTCCTCTGGAGTAAACTCCCCTCTTATTTTGCCATCCGCTATGAGGTTAAAGATGAGCTTGTCATATACTCTATCAAAGTCTTCATCAGTAAACAGGTTTTCGTGTCCGCAGTCCTCACAATACCAAACAGGTATTCTATGCCCCCACCATATCTGACGAGATATGCACCAGTCTTTGAGGTTTTCCATCCATTGTAGGTATATCTTTTTCCAGTTCTCTGGTATAAAATTTACAAGACCTTCTTTAACTACCTCTATGGCTTTCTCTCTTATGCGTGGGTCTGAGACTTTTAGAAACCATTGTTTTGAGACAGTTGGCTCAAGAACAGTCTTACAGCGATAGCATTTACCAACCGCATGCCTATGGTTTTCTACCTTTTCAAGAAGTCCAAGTTCTTCAAGCTCTTGCACTATCCTTTTCCTCGCACTATACCTGTCAAGTCCTGCAAACCTGCCTGCGTTCTGGTTCATATTGGCAAACTGGTCCATTACCTGCACGAAGGCAAGACCGTAAGACTTTCCTATTTCAAAGTCCAGAGGGTCATGTGCGGGAGTTATCTTTACCGCTCCCGTTCCAAACTCAGGCTTTACCCTTTCGTCCGCTATAATGGGGATAAGGTTTTCCACCTCTGAGCCATCCATAGCTATCCTTTTCCAATCCACAAGGGGAAGTCTAACCCTCTTACCTACAAGGTTCTTATACCTTTCGTCTTGAGGATGGACCGCAACCGCAGTGTCTCCGAGCATGGTTTCTGGTCTTGTGGTAGCAACGGTTATGTAGCCTGAGCCGTCCTCAAGAGGGTAGCGTATGTAGTAGAGCTTTCCCTCTTCTTCTTCGTGTTCCACCTCAAGGTCAGAAAGGGCGGTAAGGTCTTTTGGACACCAGCTTACCATATACTCCGCACGGTATATAAGGCCCTCTTCGTATAGCCTTCTAAAGGCGTGCCTGACCGCCCTTGAAAAGCCTTCGTCAAGGGTAAACCTCTCCCTCTTCCAATCTACACTGACACCAAGTTTTTCAAGTTGCTTCCTTATGGCGTTTCTTGATATAGGAACCCATTCCCAGACTCTTTTGAGAAATTCTTCTCTACCCAAATGTAGCCTGTCTATGTTCTTTTCCTGTAGCTGTTTGTCCACTACATACTGGGTTGCAATACCCGCATGGTCAAAGCCTGGCACCCAAACCACATCCTTACCAAGCATCCTCTGCCATCTGCAAACTATATCCTGCAAGGTGGCATTTAGAGCATGTCCCATATGCAAAGAACCTGTCACATTAGGTGGAGGTATAACAACAGAAAACTTGTTTTGAGGAGATGGGTCTTCTACAGAATAAAGAGCCTTCTCTACCCACCTCTTTGAGTGCTCGGACTCTATTGCCTTATGGTTATACTGCCCTATGTCCTTCATAGAAAAAGGATTATAGCATGGCTTGGGCTTTTATGGGATATATAGACTGGGATGGCTACTTACAAACCTACCCTTTTCGTTAAATATGTAAGTGGACGGCAGAAAGGTAATGGGAAAATAGTCATTGAATTTCACCTCCGTGTCCACGAGAGTGAGAAATTTTGGCTCTATATCTAACTCTTGATAGCTTTTTATTACATCCTCAGGCTCCATAGCTACCGCATAGGAGATGATAAGAAAGTCTTTCTTCTTTTCTTGTAGTTTGTTTAGCTCCTTTAGATGTTCGCTGTGTCCCACACAAGTTCTACTCCACACGTAAATGAGGATTTTTTGCCCTTTGTAGTCCGAAAGATATACCTCCTTACCTTCAAGAGTCCTTACCTGTATTTTAGGTATAGTCTCCTGAGAACAGGAGGTTAGAAAAAAAGGGAGGAGGAGAAAGAGGATATGGGCAAGGTATTTAAACACGAGCAAGTATTTTCTCCTTAA contains the following coding sequences:
- a CDS encoding TlpA family protein disulfide reductase produces the protein MFKYLAHILFLLLPFFLTSCSQETIPKIQVRTLEGKEVYLSDYKGQKILIYVWSRTCVGHSEHLKELNKLQEKKKDFLIISYAVAMEPEDVIKSYQELDIEPKFLTLVDTEVKFNDYFPITFLPSTYIFNEKGRFVSSHPSLYIP
- a CDS encoding peroxiredoxin, whose protein sequence is MEQVVSMPRIGDQAPAFEAQTTMGPIKFPEDFQGQWVVFFSHPADFTPVCTTEFMGFARLHQEFQKRNVQLLGLSIDSNFSHIAWVMNIKEKMGVDIPFPIVADADGKVARLYGMLHPGESSTATVRAVFVVDPNGKIRAIIYYPLSAGRNMREILRLIDALQTADKHGVATPADWVPAPQTWEFTEENTKVIVPPPTTYEDAIKRLKDGYECADWYFCKKKLG
- a CDS encoding valine--tRNA ligase, which translates into the protein MKDIGQYNHKAIESEHSKRWVEKALYSVEDPSPQNKFSVVIPPPNVTGSLHMGHALNATLQDIVCRWQRMLGKDVVWVPGFDHAGIATQYVVDKQLQEKNIDRLHLGREEFLKRVWEWVPISRNAIRKQLEKLGVSVDWKRERFTLDEGFSRAVRHAFRRLYEEGLIYRAEYMVSWCPKDLTALSDLEVEHEEEEGKLYYIRYPLEDGSGYITVATTRPETMLGDTAVAVHPQDERYKNLVGKRVRLPLVDWKRIAMDGSEVENLIPIIADERVKPEFGTGAVKITPAHDPLDFEIGKSYGLAFVQVMDQFANMNQNAGRFAGLDRYSARKRIVQELEELGLLEKVENHRHAVGKCYRCKTVLEPTVSKQWFLKVSDPRIREKAIEVVKEGLVNFIPENWKKIYLQWMENLKDWCISRQIWWGHRIPVWYCEDCGHENLFTDEDFDRVYDKLIFNLIADGKIRGEFTPEEVANILHSPSFVHPELTVLDFYKKFAFHKYHSTEVDANSLRLFFTQDLNPMAILTEKKSRYRYESKKKTYRFVLRCKKCGSENLRQETDVLDTWFSSALWPFGVFGWPEDTKDLKALYPTDPLVTGFDIIFFWVARMVMMGTYFMEDIPFKDVYIHALIRDEKGQKMSKTKGNVIDPLDIVEKYGADALRFTLAILTQQGRDIRLSEKRFEGYKHFANKLWNAGRFILMNLEPDLLTKLPYCAPPRSEDLWIITKLNRTVEMVNKALSEYEFSEASRELYEFIWSEFCDWYIEFSKLRLYAKPEENVSEEERKAQEEAINKEKITVQATLLNVFEKTLRLLHPFMPFITEELWLELPTAHRESISLTEYPQHNPSEIYEEAESKVERLKEIISAIRSLRSDLRIEPSRKIRLYYKAGESKELVQEFMLHILSLARLESLEEVQTEPPNCVAGFSRDFEFYLPVEEGVKVQELINSYSKRLSEIEKSLQSFQQKLSNENFLSRAPEEEINKAKEALEELQEEKQKVESLLSLLNRLV
- a CDS encoding transposase; the encoded protein is MSLIFHRKRTTSRLFLSLKSALFFSNLLHLVSKDWERELEEILTFYKYPYETRRMLATVNFVESINSKIRKVIYGKRIFLTDEALLKVCYGVGMDLEEGKAFEGLGEDICSADNSF